In Hylaeus volcanicus isolate JK05 unplaced genomic scaffold, UHH_iyHylVolc1.0_haploid 12237, whole genome shotgun sequence, the genomic stretch TTCTAAATGTGCAATAGACAGCAACCACTCTGTAAACTCTTGATAGGAAGCTTTTTCTCCACATGTCTCTAAAAagttattttcttctttcttagATGGTGCAAATCCCTgagaaacataataaaatgctAACTATCGATACTCTTTCTTGAGTCATACAGCTTTTTGCGCGAGCTTAATTAGAGAGCTTGTCTTCGCCTTGCCAGATTCGTTCTAGTAAAATAAGAGGTCAATTATCGAGTGAAACGAAGATCGCCTTACACATAAGTTTCGAAAACCCTCACTAAGCTTTTTTGTGCATTGCTAGTATACAGAAACAGTAATAAAAATCAGTGATAcaagattacaaaaaaaaaaaaccttttgtCTGAGAATCTCGTTTAAACTAGGCTTTTCAACGTATTTCTGCTTTTCAACCGATTCTTCCGAAAAATTATCTTCGCTTGCGTATTCTTCATATGATTCTTTGTCTATTTCCTCCGAGTTGCCACTAGATGACGACGTCAACTCGTGATATTCGTCACCAGGTACCCATATGTTGCAGTCAAAATAAAGACCATCAGAAAATGGTGATATACACGTTGTCGTCATTATTCATTAAGCTTTTACCGTcacaaaaatatcaattactATTATCTCTGCTTGAGTAAAtcaaattccatttttatttttctgttttcactgttaatattaatcataTTTAATGCACGTAGAATCGGGCAcagtttgttaaaaaaaaaatttttataccgagtaaaaaaaaaaaaaaaaactgtatgcttttttttaaaaaactaatgtaatgaataataaaatttacactgacttttttttttttgtttataattttacaaacaaaaataattataacctTACTCAATatctgttttttaaattagtaaaACAGTAAAAAGTACATTTAAGTTGTGttggtattattttttataacatttaacaCGAAAAATGTTACTTGGTAAAGTAGGTAACAAATCGATTGCATTTATCAATCATAAACCGTTTCATCCTGGAAATCTAGTCAACTTGGAAAGAATTTGGTTAGCTGAGCAAcaagcaaaagaaaatgaaaaaaagcaaaagGAAATGTTGGAACGTCGAAAACATGAAGTTCAAATCGAAGAGTTACGTAAAACTTTAAGAACAAAAGAACACGAACAATTAGAAGAGTCGAAACGTCTTACTGAAACATTACAGTCTAATTCCATTTTGAACACATTTAGTGCAAAAGCTCAAAAAGATAGTTCAGTTG encodes the following:
- the LOC128884163 gene encoding uncharacterized protein LOC128884163 isoform X2 translates to MTTTCISPFSDGLYFDCNIWVPGDEYHELTSSSSGNSEEIDKESYEEYASEDNFSEESVEKQKYVEKPSLNEILRQKQCTKKLSEGFRNLCNESGKAKTSSLIKLAQKAGFAPSKKEENNFLETCGEKASYQEFTEWLLSIAHLEDSVNELSRFFKHFDHNKSGKLSRNQITFILKHLGDHLTNEEINFLLKSANQNSNEVDYSCLAKMILINK
- the LOC128884163 gene encoding uncharacterized protein LOC128884163 isoform X1 produces the protein MTTTCISPFSDGLYFDCNIWVPGDEYHELTSSSSGNSEEIDKESYEEYASEDNFSEESVEKQKYVEKPSLNEILRQKQCTKKLSEGFRNLCNESGKAKTSSLIKLAQKAGFAPSKKEENNFLETCGEKASYQEFTEWLLSIAHLEDSVNELSRFFKHFDHNKSGKLSRNQITFILKHLGDHLTNEEINFLLKSANQNSNEVDYSCLAKMYVLPCS
- the LOC128884457 gene encoding uncharacterized protein LOC128884457 produces the protein MLLGKVGNKSIAFINHKPFHPGNLVNLERIWLAEQQAKENEKKQKEMLERRKHEVQIEELRKTLRTKEHEQLEESKRLTETLQSNSILNTFSAKAQKDSSVGLILPNHLKRKRNERFVKNHQKKQKTRHLSASTTFKVLSKYKEDVVQNGHANVWGSYYDTSRSCWGYACCKDTQKDSICQHNKQE